A segment of the Bacteroidota bacterium genome:
TTTATACTCAACCAGCGATTTTGGGAGAATTTGTGAAAAAGTAGTAAACAAAAAAAACCACTTAAAATTAAGTGGTTTTTTTGTGATCCCGCTGGGGCTCGAACCCAGGACCCTCGGCTTAAAAGGCCGATGCTCTACCAGCTGAGCTACGGAATCCGCTGTAAATAGAGGTGCAAAATTAAAAATAATATTTTTACCTGCAAGTTTTTTTTTAAATATTTTTATATTATTTTTTATCCTCATCTATATCCCTAACTATCAGCGGTTTCGCTTCTTCAAGCTTATGTTTATTAAATGTATAAAATTTAACATTCGAATTATCAAAACCTTGTGAATTATTTGTTCTTTGAAAATAAAAAAACCTGCTTTTTTGCTCAGGATTTTTTACAAATGCTTCTTTGGGAAAATATTTACCATGAGAAACTAATTGGTTAGTAAAATACAGCATAGTTAAATATGCTGTGTATGAATATTTTGTTGCTTCTGTTTTAAATTTTTTCCTATATCTTTTTGTAAAAACAATTACACTTGAATCTGAATATTCCATAATTGGTTTTGATACAAAGTAGGTATTAATTTTTTCCAAATATGAAATATCAACAGAGTTGAAATAAAGCCATTTAAAAGGAACAATGGTTACAATTTCATTCTCAACTGCTACCAAATTTGTAATTATTGAATTTACCATAACCTCATTATCAATAAGAAATAATAATACATTTTTTTCATCATTAAGCAATTTAATATAAGAAGCAGTTGACCATGAAATATTATTAACATTCACAGTTGAAGTTTTGAAAGAAGAAAAAACAGAAGTATCAATTGTGTTCAAAACAGTTTTTAATGCAAAATCTGTTTTCCCCGTTGAAGTTGTTATTAAAATAATATTATGATTTTTAAAATTCTTTTCAATATATCTTGAAACATTTTCTATAAATCTTACTTCTGTTGGTTCTAATGAAATAAAATATGGATTTTTAACAATACATGAATCAATAGTTGAAAAGAGAGAGACAAAGGGAATTTTATTTTTTAATGAAAATTCCGAAATCACTTTTATATTTTTTATTAAGAATGGTCCAATAATCAAATCAGCATCAATCTCTTCTAACTGTTGAATTATTCCAGTATCAGTTTTAAATTTACTTTTTTCATTATCCAGCACAAAGATATTAATATTAATATCAAGTTTAGAAATACTATCTTCAAGAGCTAGTAAAACTCCACGATAAAAATCAAGTGCGGCAGTGGAAA
Coding sequences within it:
- a CDS encoding ABC transporter substrate-binding protein; translated protein: MILVQSLRQQLNGNNLARIFSIFLMLFVFQSCILQKQDVEQAKLESQFIKQKNNIDTIKTSLIEKKKIDTIDIIYPDVLKESYNIAIVLPLLLSDIYDKEYNQEVISTAALDFYRGVLLALEDSISKLDININIFVLDNEKSKFKTDTGIIQQLEEIDADLIIGPFLIKNIKVISEFSLKNKIPFVSLFSTIDSCIVKNPYFISLEPTEVRFIENVSRYIEKNFKNHNIILITTSTGKTDFALKTVLNTIDTSVFSSFKTSTVNVNNISWSTASYIKLLNDEKNVLLFLIDNEVMVNSIITNLVAVENEIVTIVPFKWLYFNSVDISYLEKINTYFVSKPIMEYSDSSVIVFTKRYRKKFKTEATKYSYTAYLTMLYFTNQLVSHGKYFPKEAFVKNPEQKSRFFYFQRTNNSQGFDNSNVKFYTFNKHKLEEAKPLIVRDIDEDKK